The Lactuca sativa cultivar Salinas chromosome 2, Lsat_Salinas_v11, whole genome shotgun sequence genome includes a window with the following:
- the LOC111881726 gene encoding 3-ketoacyl-CoA synthase 19 encodes MIPFAMELLATSMILLTISYVTFWLTKLVLGTGKTCYMIDYQCYKGKKEMKLDTEQCAKIVWRNKNLRVEDYRFLLKTMVNSGIGEETYGPKSIILGEEEHPTLVASLSELDDVFYDTLDSIFSRSNISPSQVDILVVTVSLISPVPSLASRIINHYNMRSDIKAFNLSGMGCSASLTGIDLVQHLFKTHKNKIAIVVSTESMSSHWYCGREGSMMLSNVLFRVGGCSMLLTNDRDRKKHAIMKLKCMVRSHFASDDEAYNCCMQIEDDEGYEGFRLRKTLPIVAGRALMKNLRVLLPKVLPLWEIIRYACLKSGSKINLKTGIEHFCIHPGGRAVIDEVGINLGLSDYDLEPSRMTLHRFGNTSSGGLWYVLGYMEAKKRLKKGDRILMISLGAGFKSNSCVWEVTRDLDRTNVWKDMIEKYPIKQTTNPYLEKYAWINDEDMDFVTREDADKILGFA; translated from the coding sequence ATGATTCCCTTTGCAATGGAGTTATTAGCAACAAGTATGATCTTGTTAACGATCTCATATGTTACTTTTTGGTTAACAAAGCTGGTACTTGGAACAGGCAAAACATGCTATATGATCGATTACCAATGCTATAAGGGAAAAAAGGAGATGAAGCTGGACACCGAACAGTGTGCGAAGATTGTTTGGCGCAACAAGAATCTACGTGTCGAAGATTACAGGTTCCTTCTAAAAACCATGGTAAATTCAGGCATTGGTGAAGAAACTTATGGCCCAAAAAGCATCATATTGGGTGAAGAAGAACACCCAACACTTGTTGCTTCTTTATCAGAATTAGATGATGTGTTCTATGATACGCTTGATAGTATTTTTTCCAGGTCGAATATCTCGCCATCTCAAGTTGATATACTAGTGGTGACTGTATCCCTAATCTCACCAGTGCCTTCTTTAGCGTCAAGAATCATAAATCATTACAATATGCGGTCGGATATTAAGGCGTTCAATCTCTCAGGAATGGGGTGCAGCGCAAGCCTAACTGGTATCGATCTGGTCCAACACTTGTTCAAGACTCACAAGAACAAAATAGCCATTGTTGTGAGCACAGAATCCATGTCGTCTCATTGGTACTGTGGGAGAGAAGGGTCCATGATGCTCTCTAACGTTCTTTTTCGGGTAGGAGGTTGTTCAATGCTTTTGACCAACGACAGAGATCGCAAGAAGCACGCGATTATGAAGCTGAAGTGTATGGTTCGAAGCCATTTTGCCTCGGACGATGAAGCCTACAACTGCTGCATGCAGATCGAAGACGATGAAGGATACGAAGGCTTTCGTCTCAGAAAAACCCTCCCGATAGTTGCTGGTCGGGCTTTGATGAAGAACCTACGAGTGCTTCTACCAAAAGTGCTTCCACTTTGGGAGATAATTCGTTATGCATGCCTCAAATCTGGTTCGAAAATCAACCTAAAAACTGGAATCGAACACTTCTGCATACACCCAGGTGGAAGAGCTGTAATCGATGAAGTGGGTATAAATCTAGGGTTAAGCGATTATGATCTTGAACCATCTCGAATGACGTTGCATCGTTTTGGAAACACATCGTCTGGTGGGCTCTGGTATGTTCTAGGATACATGGAGGCAAAGAAAAGGCTGAAGAAGGGTGATAGAATCTTAATGATCAGTTTGGGTGCAGGTTTCAAATCCAACAGCTGTGTTTGGGAGGTCACCAGAGACTTAGATCGAACCAATGTCTGGAAAGATATGATCGAAAAGTACCCTATAAAGCAGACCACAAACCCTTATCTGGAGAAGTACGCATGGATCAATGATGAAGATATGGATTTTGTCACACGTGAAGATGCAGACAAGATACTTGGTTTTGCATAA